A region from the Ralstonia pickettii genome encodes:
- a CDS encoding magnesium and cobalt transport protein CorA produces MSMVINSALYRNGKRERDLSVEAISDVLHTPGSFVWLGLHEPDNAMLDRVQEEFDLHDLAIEDARNAHQRPKLEVYGDVLFIVLNTAQMENGNVVFGETHLFVGRDFLVSVRHGPSASYSPVRERCERTPQLLAKGAPFALYAVMDFVVDNYQPVLERLQEEFEQIESQIFGDTFDRAAIERLYTLKRQLLRLRNAALPVEDIAGQLVRLHEDVVPKELRAYFRDIADHAHRAVGALDVIREMLTTAISVNVALVSVTQNDIVKRLAGWGAILAIPTVVFSNYGMNFKGMPELEHPAGYPIVLACTATACVWLYRKLRKSGWI; encoded by the coding sequence ATGTCCATGGTGATCAACAGCGCGCTGTACCGCAATGGCAAGCGCGAGCGTGACCTTTCCGTCGAGGCCATCAGCGACGTGCTGCACACGCCGGGCTCCTTTGTCTGGCTGGGACTGCATGAGCCCGACAATGCGATGCTCGACCGCGTGCAGGAGGAATTCGACCTGCACGATCTCGCCATTGAAGACGCGCGCAATGCCCACCAGCGGCCCAAGCTGGAGGTCTACGGCGACGTGCTCTTCATCGTGTTGAACACCGCGCAGATGGAAAACGGTAACGTCGTCTTTGGCGAGACGCACCTGTTTGTCGGTCGGGACTTTCTTGTCTCGGTGCGGCATGGGCCGTCGGCGTCGTATTCGCCGGTGCGCGAGCGTTGCGAGCGCACGCCGCAATTGCTGGCCAAGGGCGCGCCGTTTGCGCTGTACGCGGTGATGGACTTCGTGGTCGACAACTATCAGCCCGTGCTGGAACGCCTGCAGGAAGAGTTCGAGCAGATCGAAAGCCAGATCTTTGGCGACACGTTCGATCGCGCGGCCATCGAGCGGCTTTATACGCTCAAGCGCCAGCTTCTGCGCCTGCGCAACGCCGCACTGCCCGTGGAAGACATCGCCGGTCAGCTTGTGCGCCTGCATGAAGACGTGGTCCCCAAAGAACTGCGCGCATATTTTCGCGATATTGCCGACCATGCGCACCGTGCGGTGGGCGCACTCGATGTGATTCGCGAAATGCTGACCACGGCCATCTCCGTAAATGTGGCGCTGGTGTCGGTCACGCAGAACGACATCGTGAAGCGCCTGGCCGGTTGGGGCGCTATTCTGGCTATTCCGACCGTGGTGTTCAGCAACTACGGCATGAACTTCAAGGGCATGCCGGAGCTGGAGCATCCGGCGGGGTATCCCATCGTGCTGGCGTGCACGGCCACTGCTTGCGTGTGGCTGTATCGCAAGCTGCGCAAATCGGGCTGGATCTAG
- a CDS encoding polysaccharide lyase family 7 protein produces the protein MKHRMVICLTAALVSSVLSACGGGEDSALSVQGRTLQKMASAAAPAVSFSDPPGSNFDLTPFTLQLPTGSSGKITTVSGSDLAAGYTDPTYFYTDSTDGSMVMMDPTQGWTTSGSRHPRTELRENAIWDTSGTNKLNATVAVTQVPDHTAIGQIFQGTGPSKPLCELQVNSSGGVQLLLEDTNQGGSATIYPIATVPVGSTFDYELSLSGSTITVTVNGTVSTFTMDSSFEGESFYFKAGNYDQTAVSGPPLTTPGTVVKFYALTLTHE, from the coding sequence ATGAAACATCGAATGGTGATTTGCCTGACGGCAGCCCTGGTGAGCAGCGTGCTCTCGGCATGCGGCGGCGGGGAGGACAGCGCGCTGTCCGTGCAGGGTCGAACCCTCCAGAAGATGGCCAGCGCGGCGGCCCCTGCAGTCAGCTTCAGTGACCCTCCCGGATCGAACTTCGACCTGACGCCTTTCACGCTGCAGTTGCCAACCGGCTCCTCCGGCAAGATCACCACGGTCAGTGGCTCCGACCTCGCGGCGGGCTACACCGACCCGACCTACTTCTACACGGACAGCACGGACGGCTCGATGGTCATGATGGACCCGACCCAGGGTTGGACGACCTCCGGCTCCCGACATCCGCGCACGGAACTGCGCGAGAACGCCATCTGGGACACCTCGGGTACAAATAAGCTGAACGCCACGGTTGCCGTTACGCAAGTGCCGGATCACACCGCGATCGGCCAGATTTTCCAGGGCACCGGTCCTAGCAAGCCACTGTGCGAGCTTCAGGTGAACTCGAGCGGAGGCGTCCAACTCCTGCTTGAAGACACCAACCAGGGCGGCAGCGCGACGATCTATCCGATTGCCACCGTGCCGGTCGGCAGCACGTTCGACTATGAACTGAGCCTCAGCGGCAGCACCATCACGGTCACCGTCAACGGCACGGTCAGCACCTTCACGATGGATTCAAGCTTCGAGGGGGAGAGCTTCTACTTCAAGGCCGGCAACTACGATCAGACTGCCGTATCGGGCCCGCCACTGACAACGCCGGGCACCGTGGTCAAGTTCTACGCGTTGACGCTGACGCACGAGTAA
- a CDS encoding NADPH-dependent FMN reductase, with protein MSLNFLGIAGSLRRKSTNQGLLRAASSRLPAGVEMDLADLTDIPFYNADMTEKPASVVRVLEQIGRADALVLACPEYNYSLAPALKNILDWASREPNNALLAGKPVAILGAGGGMGTSRAQYHLRQVCVFLDLHPLNKPEVFANAFAGGFTADGDLTDERIAGLITEQMQALANWTLKHKA; from the coding sequence ATGTCGCTGAATTTTCTCGGCATTGCCGGTAGCCTGCGCCGCAAATCCACCAACCAGGGCCTGCTGCGCGCAGCATCCAGCCGCCTGCCCGCCGGCGTGGAGATGGACCTGGCCGACCTGACGGATATTCCGTTCTACAACGCCGACATGACGGAAAAGCCCGCTTCGGTGGTGCGCGTACTCGAACAGATCGGGCGCGCCGATGCGCTGGTGCTGGCTTGTCCTGAATACAACTACTCGCTAGCGCCGGCGCTGAAGAACATTCTGGATTGGGCCTCGCGCGAGCCCAACAACGCGTTGCTGGCCGGCAAGCCGGTCGCGATCCTGGGTGCAGGCGGCGGCATGGGCACGTCGCGCGCGCAGTACCACCTGCGTCAGGTCTGCGTGTTTCTCGACCTGCATCCGCTGAACAAGCCGGAAGTATTCGCCAACGCATTTGCCGGCGGCTTCACCGCTGATGGCGATCTGACGGACGAGCGCATCGCCGGGCTGATCACCGAGCAGATGCAGGCGCTGGCCAACTGGACGTTGAAGCACAAGGCTTGA
- a CDS encoding DNA-3-methyladenine glycosylase I, translating to MARCCWAGEDPLMIAYHDTEWGVPSHDDRHLYEMMILEGAQAGLSWQTILRKRARYQEVFEGFDAARVARFTPARIEKLLADPGIVRNRAKVEGAVINARKVLELQEEMGSLDAFLWSFVDGKTIVNRWESYRDAPAATDASKAMSKALIKRGFKFVGPTICYAFMQATGMVDDHEAGCFRAGKV from the coding sequence ATGGCGCGTTGCTGCTGGGCGGGCGAAGACCCGCTGATGATCGCGTATCACGACACCGAATGGGGCGTGCCGTCACACGATGATCGTCACCTCTACGAGATGATGATCCTGGAAGGTGCGCAGGCCGGGCTGTCGTGGCAGACCATCCTTCGCAAGCGGGCGCGCTATCAGGAAGTGTTCGAAGGGTTTGACGCGGCACGCGTGGCACGCTTCACGCCGGCACGTATCGAAAAGCTGCTCGCCGATCCGGGCATCGTGCGCAATCGGGCCAAGGTAGAAGGTGCCGTCATCAACGCGAGGAAGGTGCTGGAGCTTCAGGAAGAAATGGGTTCGCTCGATGCTTTCCTGTGGTCGTTTGTCGATGGCAAGACCATCGTCAACCGTTGGGAGAGCTACCGCGACGCTCCCGCCGCGACCGATGCGTCCAAGGCGATGAGCAAGGCGCTCATCAAGCGCGGTTTCAAGTTTGTCGGCCCGACCATCTGCTACGCCTTCATGCAGGCCACCGGCATGGTGGATGACCACGAAGCCGGGTGTTTTCGCGCCGGCAAGGTGTAA
- a CDS encoding MFS transporter, with protein sequence MAVHTALPHSHTQILPFKESLLAMIGICFVVVLVAFDQTVVGTALPTVVAELKGFELYAWVATSYLLTSVVTVPIFGRLGDFYGRKPFVIASIVVFTLASVMCGMAGSMTFLVWSRALQGIGGGMLVGTAYACIPDLFPDARVRLRWQVMLSASFGIANAIGPTLGGWMTQAFGWRSVFYVNIPFGVLGLWFAWRFLPHLRQNVHTGRIRLDWQGAVLITVALGALQLFVEWLPRHGLSPALFGWLVLSAAAFVALWWWEQRAEQPLLPFDMLRNPALAALFMLALLSGFSMFAVLFYAPLLFQGGFGMSPQEAGLVITPLVVCITLGSIINGRLVTRIPKPNAMLYAGFALLTVAVGGMSVSFPGMSHVVLTLLMLLAGLGLGFVLPNLTVFAQQTAGRSHLGIATALLQSLRMVGGMVGTALVGTLVSERYASGVATALSADSATQWLHQLADPEILIDHEAQAALLSQLHAAGHDGAALLEAARHVLVSAIHIGLIVATVVALIGLWYVRRVPPVVLHHVEPVQHSE encoded by the coding sequence ATGGCCGTCCACACCGCGCTCCCGCACTCTCATACCCAGATCCTGCCGTTCAAGGAATCGCTCTTGGCGATGATCGGCATTTGCTTTGTCGTCGTGCTGGTGGCGTTCGACCAGACGGTGGTGGGCACGGCGCTGCCGACGGTGGTGGCTGAGCTCAAAGGCTTCGAGCTGTACGCGTGGGTGGCGACGTCGTACCTGTTGACCTCGGTGGTGACGGTGCCGATCTTCGGGCGTCTTGGCGACTTCTACGGGCGCAAGCCGTTCGTCATTGCCTCCATCGTGGTCTTCACGCTGGCGTCGGTCATGTGCGGCATGGCGGGCAGCATGACGTTTCTGGTGTGGTCCAGGGCGCTGCAGGGCATTGGCGGCGGCATGCTGGTCGGCACGGCTTACGCATGTATTCCCGATCTCTTTCCCGATGCGCGGGTACGTTTGCGCTGGCAGGTGATGCTGAGCGCGTCGTTTGGTATTGCCAACGCCATCGGCCCCACGCTCGGTGGGTGGATGACGCAGGCGTTCGGCTGGCGGTCGGTGTTTTACGTGAACATTCCGTTTGGCGTGCTGGGGCTGTGGTTCGCCTGGCGCTTCTTGCCGCATCTGCGCCAGAACGTGCACACCGGCCGTATCCGGCTGGATTGGCAGGGCGCGGTGCTCATCACGGTGGCGCTGGGCGCGTTGCAATTGTTTGTGGAATGGCTGCCGCGACATGGCCTGTCGCCGGCCTTGTTCGGCTGGCTGGTGCTGTCGGCCGCGGCGTTCGTGGCGCTGTGGTGGTGGGAGCAGCGCGCGGAGCAACCCCTGCTGCCGTTCGACATGCTGCGCAACCCGGCGCTGGCTGCGCTGTTCATGTTGGCGTTGCTGTCGGGTTTTTCCATGTTTGCGGTGTTGTTCTACGCACCGTTGCTGTTCCAGGGCGGGTTTGGCATGTCACCGCAGGAAGCCGGCCTGGTGATCACGCCGCTGGTGGTCTGCATCACGCTGGGCAGCATCATCAACGGACGTCTCGTCACGCGCATTCCCAAGCCCAACGCCATGCTGTATGCCGGCTTTGCGCTGCTGACGGTGGCGGTGGGGGGCATGTCAGTGTCGTTCCCGGGCATGTCGCATGTGGTACTGACGCTTCTGATGCTGCTGGCAGGGTTGGGGCTCGGCTTCGTGCTGCCCAATCTGACCGTGTTTGCGCAGCAGACGGCTGGCCGCTCGCACCTGGGCATTGCCACGGCGCTGCTCCAATCGCTGCGAATGGTGGGCGGCATGGTGGGCACGGCGCTGGTCGGCACGCTGGTGAGCGAGCGCTATGCCTCGGGCGTTGCCACTGCGCTGAGCGCCGACAGCGCGACGCAGTGGCTGCATCAGCTTGCCGATCCTGAAATTCTCATCGATCATGAGGCGCAAGCCGCCTTGCTCTCGCAGTTGCATGCTGCCGGCCACGACGGTGCGGCGCTGCTCGAAGCCGCCCGGCATGTGCTGGTCAGTGCCATCCACATCGGCCTGATCGTGGCAACGGTGGTGGCGCTGATTGGCCTCTGGTATGTGCGCCGTGTGCCGCCCGTGGTGCTGCACCATGTCGAGCCCGTGCAACATTCGGAATAG
- a CDS encoding MarR family winged helix-turn-helix transcriptional regulator translates to MTSERERFAVMHQFGRTYRAFMAAFEAHVGQPMPRWRILLALHDNTGGGMAQKQLAERLQMDPGALTRQLKVLEQLGWIERVTDARDNRLTNVSLSDAGLAVVLDCMPRRIAFINATLDGLPDDLMHALSEALAQIETRLAEVPAPAAAASASDIKTADQPADR, encoded by the coding sequence ATGACCTCTGAACGCGAACGCTTCGCCGTCATGCACCAGTTTGGGCGCACCTATCGTGCGTTCATGGCCGCTTTCGAGGCGCATGTCGGCCAGCCGATGCCGCGCTGGCGGATCTTACTGGCGCTGCACGACAACACCGGCGGCGGCATGGCTCAGAAGCAGCTCGCCGAGCGCCTGCAGATGGACCCTGGCGCGCTCACCCGCCAGCTCAAGGTGCTCGAGCAGCTCGGCTGGATCGAACGCGTAACGGACGCACGCGACAACCGTCTGACCAACGTGTCGCTGTCAGACGCCGGCTTGGCCGTCGTGCTTGACTGCATGCCGCGCCGCATCGCCTTCATCAATGCCACGCTCGACGGGCTGCCGGACGATCTCATGCACGCGCTGTCCGAAGCGCTGGCGCAAATTGAAACACGCCTGGCAGAAGTGCCGGCGCCGGCCGCCGCGGCCTCCGCCTCCGATATCAAGACGGCAGATCAGCCCGCAGACCGCTAA